From one Suricata suricatta isolate VVHF042 chromosome 8, meerkat_22Aug2017_6uvM2_HiC, whole genome shotgun sequence genomic stretch:
- the KANK4 gene encoding KN motif and ankyrin repeat domain-containing protein 4 has product MEKTDAKDQSSQGEEEKDPPKSHPYSVETPYGFHLDLDFLKYVDDIEKGNTIKRIPIHRRAKQAKFSTLPRNFSLPDSRARPHAALHHQNWSPMVPRKVPLGTEERAQSLPPGEHVQASASGGEVSYHRKALLAETARHLEAAAPREAELASGSARPQLLRASSMPATLLQNRASEDPSLNSGHPTPPALPPLQCEGGICDGTFGPADGFVGFQNSTPRATTQPKVREFGDLVPGIPELVREGTEPPEDADDKEAPNHLSFPSPPFSSQDALVVLEDEEDEHKTREAEVVVTPGSPMPSPPPLPSPIPENEFPLEEIELNISEIPPPPPVEIDVRSIGIRVTEESLGLPTMDPGSISSLKQQLSALEGELSGRTEELAQVRAALQQQEEEIKARGQRIQELECTVAQLADKLSRENTNDAQGQTDAMVNTDPLHELLTRELCDKSTEVNLLGSTGSESWRAGGEENGLSWAQDSHKPGDWSPAEFTPPSQLSLPQGPEMVLTPSLHSCLSTELRIEETGPEQEGGPQVGAEGLGKGAGGCPWSSDRKTPPVGREEASSELPGKERPGRPPSSPTDATLGQYVKKIQELLQEQWSCLEHGYPELASAIKQPASKLSSIQSQLLSSLNLLLSAYSAHAPPQKEPPATSSSPPMEISPSTSLKSIMKKKDYGFRAGGNGTKKNLQFVGVNGGYETTSSEETSGEDSSPEDVSDSETEKKCDGPERRRGKEAQPGCKAGQGIHEGTRTSGQDGGPGEEHPHPKAERYKPSEEFLSACRALSQHLPESGATTDQRLRQSLNTISQEWFRVSSRKSSSPAVVAAYLRGVQPHSPHFLKLLVNMADGNGNTALHYSVSHSNFSVVKLLLETGVCNVDHQNKAGYTAVMITPLASAETDEDMAVVWKLLREGNVNIQATQGGQTALMLGVSHDREDMVQALLNCQADVNLQDHEGSSALMLACHHGNVDMVRLLLAHPACDSSLTDKAGRTALSIVLKSPAHVEIAGLLRAHAEQGRSLGP; this is encoded by the exons ATGGAGAAGACAGATG CCAAAGACCAGTCCTCtcagggggaagaagagaaagacccTCCAAAGAGCCACCCCTACTCGGTGGAGACCCCATATGGCTTTCATTTAGACCTGGATTTCCTCAAGTACGTGGATGACATTGAGAAGGGAAACACCATCAAAAGGATTCCTATCCACAGAAGGGCCAAGCAGGCCAAGTTCAGCACTTTGCCCCGCAACTTCAGCCTTCCCGACAGCAGGGCGCGTCCCCACGCTGCTCTTCACCACCAAAACTGGTCCCCAATGGTGCCAAGGAAGGTGCCTCTGGGCACAGAGGAGCGAGCCCAGTCGTTGCCACCTGGGGAACACGTGCAAGCCTCCGCCAGCGGGGGTGAGGTGAGCTACCACAGGAAGGCCCTGCTGGCGGAGACAGCCAGACACTTGGAGGCTGCAGCCCCCAGGGAGGCCGAGCTGGCCTCTGGGAGTGCACGGCCCCAGCTCTTGAGGGCATCCAGCATGCCAGCCACACTGCTGCAAAACAGGGCCTCAGAGGACCCAAGCCTAAACTCAGGTCACCCCacacctcctgccctccctcccctccagtgtGAAGGTGGCATCTGTGACGGCACCTTTGGCCCTGCAGACGGATTTGTGGGCTTTCAAAACTCCACCCCACGAGCAACAACTCAGCCCAAAGTCAGAGAGTTTGGGGACCTGGTGCCAGGGATCCCAGAGCTAGTCCGGGAGGGCACTGAGCCTCCAGAGGATGCAGATGACAAGGAGGCTCCAAATCACCTCTCTTTCCCAAGTCCTCCCTTCTCATCCCAGGATGCACTTGTAGTTCTTGAGGATGAAGAAGATGAACACAAAACCCGAGAAGCAGAGGTAGTGGTCACCCCTGGCTCCCCAATGccaagccccccacccctgccgtcACCCATCCCTGAGAACGAGTTCCCCCTAGAAGAAATAGAGCTCAACATCAGCGAgatcccacccccgccccctgtgGAGATAGACGTGAGGAGCATTGGCATCCGGGTCACGGAGGAAAGCCTGGGCCTCCCCACGATGGATCCCGGAAGCATCTCCAGCCTGAAGCAACAGCTGTCTGCCCTGGAGGGCGAGCTGTCTGGAAGAACTGAGGAACTGGCCCAGGTCAGAGCTGCCctccagcagcaggaggaggaaatCAAGGCTAGAGGCCAGAGGATTCAAGAACTAGAGTGCACTGTGGCTCAACTGGCAGATAAGCTTAGCCGTGAGAACACCAACGATGCTCAGGGCCAGACTGACGCCATGGTCAACACTGACCCCCTCCACGAACTCCTGACCAGGGAGTTGTGTGACAAGAGCACTGAGGTCAACCTTCTGGGCAGCACAGGATCTGAAAGCTggagggctggaggagaggagaaTGGACTCTCCTGGGCGCAGGACAGCCACAAACCAGGGGATTGGAGCCCAGCAGAATTCACGCCACCATCTCAGCTCTCACTGCCACAAGGGCCCGAGATGGTCCTCACCCCCTCTTTACATAGCTGCCTCTCCactgaactgaggattgaagaaACTGGCCCTGAGCAGGAGGGAGGCCCTCAGGTGGGAGCCGAGGGTCTGGGCAAGGGAGCAGGAGGCTGTCCGTGGAGCAGTGATAGAAAGACTCCCCCggtagggagggaggaggccagtTCAGAGCTGCCAGGGAAGGAGCGCCCAGGGAGGCCACCAAGCTCGCCCACAGATGCCACTCTTGGGCAATACGTTAAGAAGATCCAGGAGCTCCTGCAGGAGCAATGGAGCTGCCTGGAGCACGGGTACCCGGAGCTGGCCAGCGCCATCAAGCAGCCTGCCTCCAAGCTCAGCAGCATCCAGAGCCAGCTGCTCAGCTCCCTCAACCTGCTGCTGTCTGCCTACTCAGCCCATGCCCCGCCCCAGAAGGAGCCCCccgccacctcctcctccccgccgATGG AGATCTCCCCGTCGACCAGCCTTAAATccataatgaaaaagaaagactatGGCTTCCGTGCAGGAGGTAATGGGACCAAAAAGAACCTTCAGTTTGTTGGGGTTAACGGTGG CTACGAGACCACCTCAAGCGAGGAGACTAGCGGTGAGGATAGCTCCCCGGAAGACGTGTCTGACAGCGAGACTGAGAAGAAATGTGATGGCCCAGAACGCAGGCGGGGCAAGGAGGCCCAGCCGGGCTGCAAGGCCGGGCAGGGCATCCACGAAGGCACCCGCACCTCAGGCCAGGACGGTGGCCCTGGGGAAGAACACCCCCATCCCAAGGCTGAGAG atataaGCCTTCAGAAGAATTCCTCAGTGCATGCCGGGCATTGAGCCAACATCTGCCAGAAAGTGGGGCCACGACCGACCAACGCTTG AGGCAGAGCTTGAACACCATCAGTCAGGAGTGGTTCCGCGTGTCCAGCCGGAAGTCGTCCAGCCCTGCCGTGGTGGCGGCCTACCTCCGTGGGGTCCAGCCCCACTCCCCGCACTTCCTGAAGCTGCTTGTGAACATGGCAGATGGCAATGGGAACACGGCTCTCCACTACAGCGTGTCTCACTCCAACTTCTCTGTCGTGAAGCTGCTGCTGGAGACAG GGGTCTGCAATGTTGACCATCAGAACAAAGCTGGCTACACTGCCGTGATGATCACTCCCTTGGCTTCAGCAGAGACCGACGAAGACATGGCTGTCGTCTGGAAGCTCTTAAGAGAAGGAAACGTGAACATCCAAGCTACTCAG GGAGGCCAGACTGCCCTGATGCTGGGAGTCAGCCATGACAGGGAGGACATGGTCCAGGCACTGCTGAACTGCCAGGCAGATGTCAACCTACAGGACCACGAGGGATCATCCGCCCTCATGCTGGCCTGTCACCACGGCAACGTTGACATGGTGCGGCTGCTCCTGGCACACCCAGCCTGTGACAGCAGCCTGACTGACAAG